One genomic segment of Streptomyces niveus includes these proteins:
- a CDS encoding DUF4240 domain-containing protein: MDVDSFWKLIEECRDQEGGRAGRLAWLRGELARRPMEEIAAFQVCLDRRCQEGFTWDLWCAAERIFGGWCSDDGFCYFRLWAVGLGRTAFERAVRNPDTLAEAPEVQSLMGRPRRSWGDDWPEWEQLDYVAATAHEQMTGAPYDNRVFYEAVAALRIGDEMVRDPRGEHWDIRDEREATCKLPRLSSAFPITTQP; encoded by the coding sequence GTGGATGTCGATTCCTTCTGGAAGCTCATCGAGGAGTGCCGAGACCAGGAAGGTGGCCGGGCCGGACGGCTTGCTTGGTTGCGGGGTGAGCTGGCGCGAAGGCCCATGGAGGAGATTGCGGCGTTCCAGGTCTGCCTTGATCGCCGGTGTCAGGAGGGGTTCACCTGGGACCTTTGGTGCGCCGCTGAGCGGATCTTCGGCGGCTGGTGCTCGGACGACGGCTTCTGCTACTTCCGCCTGTGGGCGGTCGGCCTGGGCCGTACCGCATTCGAGCGTGCTGTCCGAAACCCGGACACACTGGCCGAAGCTCCGGAAGTCCAGAGCCTGATGGGCCGGCCACGACGTTCCTGGGGCGATGACTGGCCGGAGTGGGAGCAGCTGGACTATGTCGCGGCCACGGCCCATGAACAGATGACCGGAGCGCCCTACGACAACAGGGTCTTCTACGAGGCCGTCGCTGCCCTCCGGATCGGCGACGAAATGGTTCGCGATCCGCGAGGAGAGCACTGGGACATTCGGGACGAGCGCGAAGCGACGTGCAAGCTGCCACGGCTGAGCTCCGCGTTCCCGATCACAACGCAGCCCTGA
- a CDS encoding HIT family protein, with product MTGDWRTDRIGTALRGENPTVLRRLTAGFAVIGDVQFLPGYSVLLVDEPDVQRLSDLPRAKRLSFLSDMDQLGEAVERACRRLDPAFRRVNLEILGNTDPFLHAHVWPRFEWEPPDLVGKPVWLYPRERWSDERFRIGPRHDVLREAIAAELDQLQSTP from the coding sequence ATGACTGGTGACTGGCGGACGGACCGCATCGGGACCGCGCTGAGGGGCGAGAACCCGACCGTGCTGCGACGGCTGACGGCGGGGTTCGCGGTGATCGGGGACGTTCAATTCCTGCCCGGCTACTCGGTTCTGCTCGTGGACGAGCCGGATGTGCAGCGGCTGTCGGACCTGCCGAGGGCGAAGCGGCTGTCGTTCCTGTCTGACATGGACCAGCTCGGCGAAGCGGTCGAGCGCGCCTGTCGGCGCCTGGACCCGGCTTTCCGCCGAGTCAATCTGGAGATCCTGGGGAACACCGACCCGTTCTTGCACGCACATGTCTGGCCGCGGTTCGAATGGGAGCCGCCTGATCTGGTGGGCAAGCCTGTGTGGCTCTATCCGCGTGAACGATGGAGCGACGAGCGGTTCAGGATCGGCCCGCGGCATGACGTGCTACGGGAAGCGATCGCCGCCGAACTGGACCAACTGCAGTCGACGCCCTGA
- a CDS encoding DUF418 domain-containing protein, with translation MAVLFEAKFFLLFSFLFGYSFTLQIDSAERRGARFTPRFLRRLTGLFVLGAVHAVVLFPGDILTLYAVLGLVLLALRRIQPRTAVRIAVALLAVTAIGYALLALAVAQAGGGGTISPSTASAAARATEALRGGPASVIGAHLQALPDVAFLVVFFQAPSALAAFLLGLAAGRRRDLADIERHQRLLRRLQLTGFTVGLFGAVVYADASLNHPQSAYHFFGMGLDVLTAPLLAAVYAATVLRIAHGHYGRPVVTALASAGRMSLTNYLGQSLVCALLFTGFGAALVGRVAPIGVAAIALALFAAQSVASRWWLRHHAYGPLEWLLRAWTTLSLPRWRLQNETRSPRRGR, from the coding sequence GTGGCGGTGCTCTTCGAGGCGAAGTTCTTCCTGCTGTTCTCGTTCCTGTTCGGCTACAGCTTCACGCTCCAGATCGACTCGGCCGAGCGACGCGGGGCCCGGTTCACGCCACGCTTCCTGAGGCGGCTGACCGGCCTGTTTGTCCTCGGCGCCGTGCACGCCGTCGTACTCTTCCCCGGCGACATCCTGACCCTGTACGCCGTCCTCGGCCTGGTCCTGCTCGCTCTGCGCCGTATCCAGCCCCGTACCGCCGTGCGGATCGCGGTGGCGCTGTTGGCGGTGACCGCCATCGGGTACGCGCTCCTCGCGCTCGCCGTCGCGCAGGCGGGCGGGGGTGGCACGATCTCTCCGTCCACCGCATCCGCCGCGGCCCGGGCGACCGAGGCTCTGCGCGGGGGACCGGCGTCGGTCATCGGCGCCCACCTCCAAGCGCTGCCGGACGTGGCCTTCCTGGTGGTCTTCTTCCAGGCGCCGTCCGCGCTCGCCGCCTTCCTGCTGGGCCTGGCGGCCGGACGCCGGCGAGACCTCGCGGACATCGAACGGCACCAGCGGCTGCTGCGGCGGCTCCAGTTGACCGGCTTCACGGTCGGACTGTTCGGCGCCGTCGTCTACGCGGACGCGAGCCTGAACCACCCTCAGTCCGCCTACCACTTCTTCGGCATGGGCCTCGACGTGCTCACCGCACCCCTGTTGGCCGCCGTCTACGCGGCGACCGTGCTCCGCATCGCCCACGGCCACTACGGCCGGCCCGTGGTCACCGCGCTCGCGTCGGCGGGCCGCATGTCGCTGACCAACTATCTCGGCCAGTCCCTGGTCTGCGCCCTGCTGTTCACCGGCTTCGGGGCCGCCCTGGTCGGCCGCGTCGCACCCATCGGCGTCGCGGCGATCGCCCTGGCCCTGTTCGCTGCCCAGTCGGTGGCCAGCCGCTGGTGGCTGCGCCACCACGCCTACGGCCCGCTGGAGTGGCTGCTGCGCGCGTGGACCACGCTGTCGCTACCACGGTGGCGCCTTCAGAACGAGACACGGTCGCCCCGCCGTGGGCGGTGA
- a CDS encoding PaaX family transcriptional regulator C-terminal domain-containing protein has product MELAAEFSRAMTPDPLLPPELLPHPWPGQGARRLSQECWTALRALPEAQDTPTPLPRLFHLYSDAITAPDER; this is encoded by the coding sequence GTGGAACTCGCCGCGGAGTTCAGCCGGGCCATGACCCCCGATCCGCTACTGCCCCCGGAGCTGCTGCCCCACCCCTGGCCCGGCCAAGGTGCCCGCCGGCTCTCCCAGGAATGCTGGACCGCTCTGCGCGCCCTCCCTGAGGCTCAGGACACTCCCACCCCACTACCCCGCCTGTTCCACCTCTACAGCGACGCAATCACCGCGCCCGACGAACGGTGA
- a CDS encoding class II fructose-bisphosphate aldolase encodes MPLTRTDEIIDSAYRDGVGVGAFNVVQLEHAEAIVTGAEKARMPVILQISENTARYHGSIIPIGSASLALARIADVPVAVHLDHAESVYLVYEAVELGFGSVMFDASRLPYDENVAATRDITAYCHDSSAWVEAELGEVGGKDGAHAPGVRTDPDEARAFVGATHVDALAVAVGSSHAMLSRDAVLDFALIARLREAVGVPLVLHGSSGVADSDLRRAVASGMTKVNVSTHLNSIFTRTVRDGLGRPGTVDPRKYIGPARDAVASEVARLLQVLGG; translated from the coding sequence ATGCCCTTGACGCGCACTGACGAGATCATCGATTCGGCCTACCGCGACGGCGTGGGTGTCGGCGCCTTCAACGTCGTGCAACTGGAGCACGCCGAGGCCATTGTCACGGGCGCCGAGAAGGCACGGATGCCGGTGATCCTTCAGATCAGTGAGAACACCGCCCGCTACCACGGTTCGATCATCCCGATCGGATCGGCCTCGCTCGCGCTGGCTCGCATCGCCGATGTCCCCGTCGCGGTACACCTCGACCACGCCGAATCGGTCTATCTCGTCTATGAGGCCGTCGAACTCGGTTTCGGTTCGGTGATGTTCGACGCGTCCAGGCTGCCCTACGACGAGAACGTGGCCGCCACGCGGGACATCACGGCGTACTGCCACGACTCAAGTGCGTGGGTGGAGGCGGAACTCGGCGAGGTCGGCGGCAAGGACGGGGCCCACGCGCCCGGTGTCCGCACCGACCCGGACGAAGCGCGGGCCTTCGTCGGGGCGACGCACGTCGATGCCCTGGCAGTCGCGGTCGGCAGCTCGCACGCCATGCTCAGTCGCGACGCGGTCCTCGACTTCGCCCTGATCGCCCGGCTCCGCGAGGCCGTCGGCGTCCCTCTCGTCCTTCATGGCTCGTCAGGGGTCGCCGACTCGGACCTCCGCAGAGCCGTCGCGTCAGGTATGACAAAAGTGAACGTGTCGACGCACCTGAACAGCATCTTCACCCGTACCGTCCGCGATGGCCTGGGCCGGCCCGGAACGGTCGACCCCCGCAAGTACATCGGCCCGGCCCGCGACGCCGTGGCATCGGAGGTCGCACGGCTCCTTCAGGTGCTCGGCGGCTGA
- a CDS encoding DeoR/GlpR family DNA-binding transcription regulator, with protein MASHARWTQLLEILSDKGQIDVLNTAEQLGCSPATIRRDLDELARQNLLTRTRGGAVVSAVAYDLPLRYKVARKADEKLRIAKAAAALIPSGSTVGINGGTTTSEVARELAVRPAPAGASGGTTMTVVTNAINIANELAVRPHVKIVVTGGVARPNSYELVGPLVNSVLNGLALDYTILGVDAVHPRLGAATHDESEAGANRALAECASRVIVVADSSKLGRRAFALVCEMSAVSVLVTDKDAPQDIVEEIAARGIEVLCV; from the coding sequence GTGGCGTCACACGCACGGTGGACTCAGCTGCTGGAGATCCTCAGCGACAAGGGGCAGATCGACGTACTCAACACCGCCGAGCAACTGGGGTGCTCCCCTGCCACCATCCGGCGGGACCTGGACGAACTCGCTCGACAGAACCTGCTGACGCGCACGCGGGGCGGCGCCGTGGTGAGTGCCGTCGCCTATGACCTGCCACTGCGGTACAAGGTGGCCCGCAAGGCCGATGAGAAGCTGCGCATCGCCAAGGCCGCCGCCGCGCTGATCCCGTCGGGCTCCACCGTGGGGATCAACGGCGGTACGACGACATCCGAGGTGGCCAGGGAGCTGGCCGTGCGGCCCGCCCCGGCCGGCGCGAGTGGCGGTACCACCATGACCGTCGTCACCAACGCGATCAACATCGCCAACGAACTCGCGGTGCGACCGCACGTGAAGATCGTCGTCACCGGCGGGGTGGCACGGCCGAACTCCTACGAACTCGTCGGCCCGCTGGTGAATTCCGTCCTCAACGGGCTCGCACTCGATTACACGATCCTGGGGGTGGACGCCGTTCACCCCCGCCTCGGAGCGGCCACCCACGACGAGTCGGAGGCCGGTGCCAATCGTGCTCTCGCCGAGTGCGCGAGCAGAGTGATCGTTGTGGCCGATTCGTCCAAACTGGGTCGTCGCGCCTTCGCCCTCGTGTGCGAGATGAGTGCCGTATCGGTGCTCGTGACCGACAAGGACGCGCCGCAGGACATCGTGGAGGAGATCGCCGCCCGAGGGATCGAAGTGCTGTGCGTATGA
- a CDS encoding alpha-L-fucosidase, producing MTKSYRLGSVLEASGGCPDSAVARRQAFRPSQRPYGDDPMTLQSSTQGLDRYRDDRFGMFVHWGLYSMIGRGEWEQVIARIPAADYAPLAKLFNPAAFEARELVALAEAAGQRYLTITSRHHDGFSMYDTKLSDFKITRSPFRRDPIAELADACRESGSVKLGFYVSLVDWHHPGYLDTTRWEDYLGFLFGQVEELCTQYGDIAQIWFDGDWPNSPVSGEHPGWFTTDQPWRYPELYDLIHRLQPDAVILNNRKDGLQPGEDVQGFENDLPGENTSGLNPGPALAVPRETCLTMNHSWGYVPHDTAYKEPDRIISTLLRCVTADSNLLLNVGPTQSGDVPAPAQERLRAIGRWLERHGDAVYGAGPGPKPGSILTRDGRALDPADLIPQP from the coding sequence ATGACGAAGTCGTACCGGCTGGGCAGCGTCCTGGAGGCGTCCGGGGGGTGCCCGGACTCGGCGGTGGCGCGCCGCCAGGCATTCCGACCTTCCCAGAGACCTTACGGAGATGACCCCATGACCCTGCAGTCAAGCACCCAAGGTCTCGACCGGTACCGCGACGACCGGTTCGGCATGTTCGTCCACTGGGGCCTCTACTCGATGATCGGCCGCGGCGAGTGGGAACAGGTCATCGCCCGGATCCCGGCGGCCGACTACGCGCCGCTGGCCAAGCTGTTCAACCCGGCCGCCTTCGAAGCCAGAGAGCTCGTGGCCCTCGCCGAGGCGGCGGGCCAGCGCTACCTCACCATCACCAGCCGCCACCACGACGGCTTCTCCATGTACGACACCAAGCTCTCCGACTTCAAGATCACCCGCTCCCCGTTCCGGCGCGACCCGATCGCCGAACTCGCCGACGCCTGCCGGGAATCCGGCAGCGTCAAGCTCGGCTTCTACGTCTCCCTCGTGGACTGGCACCACCCCGGCTACCTCGACACCACCCGCTGGGAGGACTACCTCGGCTTCCTCTTCGGGCAGGTCGAGGAGCTGTGCACCCAGTACGGGGACATCGCCCAGATCTGGTTCGACGGCGACTGGCCCAACTCCCCTGTATCGGGCGAACACCCCGGCTGGTTCACCACCGACCAGCCGTGGCGCTATCCCGAGCTGTACGACCTCATCCACCGCCTCCAGCCGGACGCCGTAATCCTCAACAACCGCAAGGACGGCCTGCAACCCGGCGAGGATGTCCAGGGCTTCGAGAACGACCTCCCCGGCGAGAACACCTCGGGCCTCAACCCCGGCCCGGCCCTCGCCGTACCCCGCGAGACCTGCCTGACGATGAATCACAGCTGGGGCTACGTACCCCACGACACGGCCTACAAAGAACCGGACCGGATCATCTCCACCCTGCTGCGCTGCGTGACCGCCGACTCCAACCTGCTGCTGAACGTCGGCCCCACACAGTCCGGCGACGTCCCCGCCCCGGCACAGGAGCGGCTGCGCGCGATCGGCCGATGGCTCGAACGGCACGGCGACGCCGTGTACGGCGCGGGCCCGGGGCCGAAGCCCGGCAGCATCCTCACCCGGGACGGCCGGGCCCTGGACCCGGCCGACCTGATCCCCCAGCCATGA
- a CDS encoding GlxA family transcriptional regulator, translating to MHTVAVLALDQVIPFDLSTPIEVFSRTRLPDGRPGYQIRVCGEVPEIDAGAFTVRVRWGLEGLSGADTIIVPGTADPAVPLPPAVRDALCAAAADGTRIASICSGTFPLAATGLLDGLRATTHWVAADLLAATHPAIEVDPDVLYVDNGQILTSAGAAAGLDLCLHMIRRDYGSAVAADAARLSVMPLEREGGQAQFIVHDHVPAPQGSTLEPLLTWLQDNLGSDLTLADIAAQAGTSTRTLIRRFREQTGTTPLQWLHRARVRQAQHLLETTQHSVERIGAQVGFGSPTAFRDRFKKTTGISPHAYRRAFS from the coding sequence ATGCACACCGTTGCCGTCCTCGCCCTGGACCAGGTGATCCCCTTCGATCTGTCCACCCCGATCGAGGTCTTCTCCCGCACCCGTCTCCCGGACGGCCGCCCCGGCTACCAGATCCGTGTCTGCGGCGAAGTGCCCGAGATCGACGCGGGTGCTTTCACCGTGCGTGTGCGCTGGGGACTGGAAGGTCTCAGCGGCGCGGACACGATCATCGTTCCCGGTACCGCCGACCCCGCGGTCCCGCTCCCTCCCGCCGTGCGTGACGCGCTCTGCGCCGCCGCCGCGGACGGCACGCGCATCGCGTCCATCTGCTCCGGCACGTTCCCCCTGGCCGCCACCGGGCTCCTCGACGGCCTGCGCGCCACCACCCACTGGGTCGCGGCCGACCTCCTGGCCGCGACCCACCCGGCCATCGAGGTGGACCCGGACGTGCTGTACGTCGACAACGGCCAGATCCTCACCTCCGCCGGCGCCGCCGCGGGTCTGGATCTGTGTCTGCACATGATCCGCCGTGACTACGGCTCAGCCGTCGCCGCCGACGCCGCCCGGCTGTCCGTGATGCCCTTGGAACGCGAGGGCGGGCAAGCGCAGTTCATCGTCCACGATCACGTTCCCGCCCCTCAGGGATCGACTCTGGAGCCGCTGCTGACCTGGTTGCAGGACAATCTGGGCTCCGATCTCACCCTCGCCGATATCGCCGCCCAGGCCGGAACGAGCACCCGGACCCTGATCCGGCGCTTCCGCGAACAGACCGGCACCACCCCCCTCCAGTGGCTCCACCGCGCACGCGTCCGCCAGGCCCAGCATCTCCTGGAGACCACCCAGCACTCCGTCGAACGCATCGGTGCCCAGGTCGGATTCGGTTCCCCCACCGCTTTCCGCGACCGGTTCAAGAAGACCACCGGAATCAGCCCCCACGCCTACCGCCGCGCCTTCAGCTGA
- a CDS encoding DJ-1/PfpI family protein codes for MHAQIVLFDGFDPLDVVAPYEVLYAGGTASGGAVTVELVSAEGPRDVVSGTGGLVLRATAALDPARAGLVLVPGASGRVGQPGEVPDQDHDAGAGAGAGEWQQDEFIPVLLGRTLTTGLPALLAAAKDNPEVTLSAVCGGSLVLAMAGLLAGRHVTTHHMGLDMLDATGVHAVRARVVDDGDIVTGAGVTSGLDLGLYLLEREVGPRIAHAVEELFAHERRGTVWRPEGPVPAAL; via the coding sequence ATGCATGCACAGATCGTCCTGTTCGACGGCTTCGATCCGCTCGATGTCGTCGCCCCCTACGAAGTGCTGTACGCCGGCGGCACCGCCTCCGGCGGAGCGGTGACCGTGGAACTGGTCTCCGCGGAAGGACCGCGTGACGTGGTCAGCGGCACCGGCGGTCTGGTGCTGCGCGCCACGGCCGCGCTTGACCCCGCACGCGCGGGCCTGGTCCTGGTCCCCGGTGCCTCGGGCCGTGTGGGACAACCCGGCGAGGTTCCCGACCAGGACCACGACGCCGGGGCGGGGGCCGGGGCCGGGGAATGGCAGCAGGACGAATTCATCCCCGTACTGCTCGGCCGCACCCTGACGACCGGGCTGCCCGCACTGCTGGCGGCGGCGAAGGACAATCCCGAGGTCACGCTCAGCGCGGTGTGCGGCGGCTCGCTGGTCCTGGCGATGGCCGGTCTGCTGGCGGGCCGTCATGTCACCACCCACCACATGGGCCTGGACATGCTCGACGCCACCGGCGTCCACGCGGTGAGGGCCCGTGTCGTCGACGACGGCGACATCGTGACCGGAGCCGGCGTCACCTCCGGCCTCGATCTGGGCCTGTACCTGCTGGAGCGCGAGGTCGGCCCCCGGATCGCCCACGCCGTCGAAGAGCTGTTCGCCCACGAGCGCCGCGGCACCGTCTGGCGGCCCGAAGGCCCCGTGCCCGCCGCTCTCTGA
- a CDS encoding response regulator transcription factor — translation MSPPALQEATRVLVVEDDDTIGRHLDAGLRSHGYGTTWCRTGLGAMAEIRRRDYSIVLLDLGLPDTDGVDVARALRADFPDVLIVILTARGDEIDMIAGLDAGADDYLVKPFTLSVLLARLRAHLRRRPPASGRQEGPIRLGDLTVDTTARRCLLAGREVALRPKEFELLAVLARHAGAAVSREALMAEVWDENWFGPTKTLDVTLASLRRRLHQASADAPDSPRLPAITTLRGHGYRLEPGETGPGAGPESGG, via the coding sequence ATGAGCCCGCCCGCACTCCAGGAAGCGACCCGGGTCCTGGTCGTCGAGGACGACGACACGATCGGACGCCATCTGGACGCCGGACTGCGCAGTCACGGTTACGGCACCACCTGGTGCCGGACCGGACTGGGCGCGATGGCCGAGATCCGGAGGCGCGACTACTCCATCGTGCTGCTGGACCTGGGGCTCCCCGACACCGACGGCGTCGATGTCGCCCGCGCCCTGCGGGCGGACTTCCCCGACGTACTGATCGTCATCCTGACCGCCCGCGGCGACGAGATCGACATGATCGCCGGCCTCGACGCCGGGGCCGACGACTATCTCGTCAAACCCTTCACACTCAGCGTCCTGCTGGCACGGCTGCGCGCGCATCTGCGCCGCAGACCGCCGGCGTCCGGCCGGCAGGAGGGACCGATCCGGCTCGGCGACCTGACAGTGGACACCACCGCCCGGCGCTGTCTGCTCGCCGGGCGGGAAGTCGCGCTGCGCCCCAAGGAGTTCGAACTCCTCGCTGTCCTCGCCCGGCACGCGGGCGCCGCGGTGTCCCGCGAAGCCCTCATGGCCGAGGTCTGGGACGAGAACTGGTTCGGCCCGACGAAGACGCTCGACGTCACCCTGGCCTCCCTGCGCCGTCGCCTCCACCAAGCATCGGCCGACGCGCCCGACTCCCCACGCCTGCCGGCGATCACCACGCTCCGTGGGCACGGCTACCGGCTCGAACCGGGGGAGACGGGGCCGGGGGCGGGGCCCGAGTCAGGGGGCTGA
- a CDS encoding ABC transporter permease, translating to MTVTTWVGGLFRHHTGRLLATMSGIALAVALVASLGSFLTASKTTMTDRAVSSVAVDWQVEVQPGSDPATVLNTVRTAHGVRDAQSVGFARSTGFRATGGGSTHDTGPGVVLGLPDTYRGTFPGEVRQLTGATSGVLIAQQTAANLHVGPGDTVTVNLPGAKPARVKVAGVVDLPQADSLFQKVGAPPQSQPTAPPDNVLLLPSRLFDTLTAPVKAVDPAAVTTQIHLTRDAPLPADPAAAYTSDSAAARNLEARTSGGGVVGDNLGASLDAARQDALYAQILFLFLGVPGAVLAALLTAAVAGAGADRRRREQALLRTRGLRPRQVAALAGAEAAVIGATGGLLGLGVAAVAGRIAFGTASFGARGTSAGGWFALSLVLGLLVAAGAVLVPALRDLRGGTVAAARRVVGRARSPWWMRYGVDLILLAVSLLVFRTSSGNQYALVLAPEGVPSISVSYWAFLGPALLWFGSALLLYRLVILVLAHGRRFVARLTRPLTGTLAGTTAASMSRRRRPLARAVVLLALAVAFAASTATLNSTYKQQAEVDARLTNGADVTVTESPGVSVGPDAGSALRTAGVRHVEPIQHRFAYVGADLQDLYGVQPASIASATSLQDAYFVGGTAKSLMHKLTTRPDSILVSQETVKDFQLRPGDTLNLRLQDSRTKSLHTVPFHYAGVVKEFPTAPKDSFFVTNASYVAKATGSDAIGAFLLDTGGTGQKSVAAELRHRLGTSATVTDITHTRATVGSSLTSVDLAGLTRIELGFAVLLAAASGGIVLALGLAERRRTFALTTVLGATRRQLRGLVVSEAVVTTAGGLAGGALIGWALSQMLVKVLTGIFDPPPATIAVPWGYLALTTGAAVVAIGVSALNAARRSSRPPVEELRDL from the coding sequence ATGACTGTCACCACCTGGGTCGGCGGCCTGTTCCGCCACCACACCGGCCGCCTGCTCGCCACCATGTCCGGCATCGCCCTCGCCGTCGCTCTCGTGGCCTCGCTCGGCTCGTTCCTGACAGCGTCGAAGACGACCATGACCGACCGGGCCGTCAGCTCGGTCGCGGTGGACTGGCAGGTCGAGGTCCAGCCGGGCAGCGACCCGGCCACGGTACTGAACACCGTACGGACCGCACACGGCGTACGGGACGCGCAGAGCGTCGGCTTCGCCCGCAGCACAGGCTTCCGGGCCACCGGCGGCGGCAGTACCCACGACACCGGACCTGGCGTCGTGCTCGGTCTGCCGGACACCTACCGGGGGACCTTCCCGGGCGAGGTGCGCCAGCTCACCGGCGCGACGTCCGGCGTGCTGATCGCCCAGCAGACCGCGGCGAATCTGCACGTGGGCCCGGGGGACACCGTCACCGTCAACCTGCCGGGCGCGAAGCCCGCCCGGGTGAAGGTGGCCGGTGTGGTGGATCTGCCGCAGGCCGACTCGCTGTTCCAGAAGGTCGGCGCGCCGCCGCAGTCGCAGCCCACTGCGCCGCCGGACAACGTACTGCTGCTGCCGTCGCGCCTGTTCGACACCCTGACCGCGCCCGTCAAGGCGGTCGACCCGGCGGCCGTCACCACCCAGATCCATCTGACCCGCGACGCGCCACTGCCCGCCGACCCGGCGGCCGCCTACACCTCGGACTCCGCCGCCGCGCGCAACCTGGAGGCCCGCACCTCCGGCGGGGGCGTGGTCGGCGACAACCTCGGCGCGTCCCTCGACGCGGCCCGCCAGGACGCGCTGTACGCGCAGATCCTGTTCCTCTTCCTGGGCGTGCCCGGAGCGGTGCTGGCGGCGCTGCTGACCGCGGCCGTCGCCGGCGCCGGTGCCGACCGGAGGCGCCGCGAGCAGGCCCTGCTGCGCACCCGCGGACTCCGCCCGCGCCAGGTGGCCGCCCTGGCGGGCGCCGAGGCGGCCGTCATCGGGGCAACGGGCGGGCTGCTGGGCCTCGGGGTCGCGGCCGTGGCAGGCAGGATCGCCTTCGGCACCGCCTCGTTCGGGGCGAGGGGGACCTCGGCCGGCGGCTGGTTCGCCCTCTCGCTGGTCCTCGGACTGCTGGTCGCCGCGGGCGCCGTACTCGTGCCCGCGCTGCGTGACCTGCGCGGCGGTACGGTCGCGGCCGCCCGCCGGGTCGTCGGCCGGGCCCGCTCCCCGTGGTGGATGCGGTACGGCGTCGACCTGATCCTCCTCGCCGTCTCGCTCCTCGTCTTCCGGACGTCCAGCGGCAACCAGTACGCGCTGGTCCTCGCCCCGGAGGGGGTCCCGAGCATCTCGGTGTCGTACTGGGCATTCCTCGGCCCCGCCCTGCTCTGGTTCGGCTCCGCCCTGCTGCTCTACCGGCTGGTCATCCTCGTACTGGCCCACGGACGGCGGTTCGTGGCCCGGCTGACGCGACCGCTGACCGGCACCCTCGCCGGGACGACGGCGGCGAGCATGTCCCGGCGGCGGCGCCCACTGGCCCGCGCCGTGGTGCTCCTCGCACTCGCCGTCGCCTTCGCCGCGTCCACCGCGACGCTCAACTCCACCTACAAGCAGCAGGCCGAGGTCGACGCGCGGCTCACCAACGGCGCCGATGTCACCGTCACCGAGTCCCCCGGTGTCAGCGTGGGCCCGGACGCCGGGAGCGCCCTCAGAACGGCGGGCGTACGCCATGTGGAACCGATCCAGCACCGGTTCGCGTACGTCGGCGCCGACCTCCAGGACCTGTACGGGGTCCAGCCGGCGAGCATCGCGTCGGCGACCTCCCTACAGGACGCGTACTTCGTCGGCGGCACCGCCAAGAGCCTCATGCACAAGCTCACCACCCGCCCCGACTCGATCCTGGTCAGCCAGGAAACCGTCAAGGACTTCCAGCTCAGGCCCGGCGACACCCTGAATCTGCGGCTCCAGGACAGCCGTACGAAGTCGCTGCACACCGTTCCCTTCCACTACGCGGGCGTCGTCAAGGAGTTCCCCACCGCCCCCAAGGACAGTTTCTTCGTCACGAACGCCTCGTACGTCGCCAAGGCCACCGGCAGCGACGCGATCGGCGCCTTCCTCCTCGACACCGGAGGCACCGGCCAGAAGAGCGTCGCCGCCGAACTGCGCCACCGGCTGGGCACGAGCGCGACCGTCACCGACATCACGCACACCCGCGCCACCGTCGGCTCCAGCCTCACCTCGGTCGACCTGGCCGGGCTCACCCGTATCGAACTCGGATTCGCGGTGCTGCTGGCCGCCGCGTCCGGAGGCATCGTCCTGGCACTCGGGCTGGCCGAACGGCGCCGTACGTTCGCCCTGACCACCGTCCTCGGCGCCACCCGGCGCCAGCTGCGGGGACTGGTGGTGAGCGAAGCGGTGGTCACGACCGCCGGGGGCCTGGCGGGCGGAGCACTCATCGGCTGGGCCCTGTCCCAGATGCTGGTGAAGGTCCTGACCGGCATCTTCGACCCGCCACCAGCGACCATCGCCGTCCCCTGGGGCTATCTCGCGCTCACCACGGGCGCCGCGGTCGTGGCGATCGGCGTCTCGGCACTGAACGCCGCCCGCCGCTCGTCCCGGCCGCCCGTGGAAGAACTCAGGGACCTATGA